Proteins encoded within one genomic window of Vanrija pseudolonga chromosome 3, complete sequence:
- the mcm6 gene encoding DNA replication licensing factor mcm6: protein MSSPYPTRLPPSSAPGGTPAASSIPTSRPVIDPLAFEDVRGLGGSRFDDEARTGEATDENAPRAPRRTVRPDTDNISRVTDSTGQKVMESFQMFLENFTDNIDFPETPRSLSGAAPEESKTYIDQIRGMKDYELTTLYIDFTHLLEREEILAEAIMEQYYRFLPYLRRALQNLVRKYEPTYLFMSSTFSDLSAAGSTSASWLTTREFSIAFYNLPLTAGIRELRMNTVGKLMSISGTVTRTSEVRPELISGTFRCEECNTMIYDVEQQFKYTEPIKCRNQTCNNRNAWQLNIEQSKFSDWQKVRIQENANEIPTGSMPRSLDVILRGEVVERAKAGDKCNFTGTFIVVPDVSQLGLPGVTTEMMRENRGRGESGVASQGVSGLKALGVRDLQYKTAFLACMVRNADARAGATDVRADRGDGEESQEDYLNSLTQAEIDELNAMVHDPDIFNRLVSSIAPTVYGHEIVKKGILLQLMGGVHKQTQEGIHLRGDINVCIVGDPSTSKSQFLKYVCGFLPRAVYTSGKASSAAGLTAAVVKDEETGEFTIEAGALMLADNGICAIDEFDKMDVADQVAIHEAMEQQTISIAKAGIQATLNARTSILAAANPVGGRYNRKQSLRANVAMSAPIMSRFDLFFVVLDECNEAVDINIARHIVNVHRFRDDAIAPDFSTESLQRYIRYARTFSPKLTAEASAVLVDKYRQLRQDEAGPGKSNFRITVRQLESMIRLSEAIARATCKAEITQSMVHQAYSLLRKSIIQVEQDDVNLDDDVAPEAADEPMDEDAIDAADIAALEAAESSHQAAGSSSSAVAAPAPRRKLQISYNRYLEIMNLIILHLNDIETTTDEGGVEREELIEWYLEQKEHEFESVDDLEKERDLIGKVLKRLVKDEYLLEIHGELLDGLVPSVTEESAESGSSDKVHYVIHPKVDLSDLSSSAPAATA from the exons aTGTCGTCGCCATACCCGACGCGTCTCCCGCCATCCTCGGCCCCAGGCGGCACGCCCGCGGCATCGTCCATCCCCACGTCGCGGCCCGTCATCGACCCGCTCGCGTTCGAGGACgtgcgcggcctcggcggaTCGCGCTTCGACGATGAAGCGCGCACCGGCGAAGCCACCGACGAGAacgcgccgcgtgccccCCGCCGTACTGTTCGCCCAGACACGGACAACATCTCGCGCGTCACGGACAGTACGGGACAAAAGGTCATGGAGAGCTTCCAGATGTTCTTGGAGAA CTTCACTGACAACATCGACTTCCCCGAGACACCGCGCTCGCTCAGCGGTGCCGCCCCCGAAGAGTCCAAGACGTACATCGACCAGATCAGGGGCATGAAGGACTATGAGCTTACAACACTCTACATCGACTtcacccacctcctcgagcgtgaggAAATTTTGGCCGAGGCCATCATGGAGCAGTACTACCGTTTCCTGCCCTACCttcgccgcgcgctccagaACCTGGTCCGCAAGTACGAGCCGACGTACCTGTTCATGTCGTCGACGTTCTCGGACCTATCGGCTGCCggcagcacgtcggcgtcttGGCTCACGACGCGCGAGTTCTCAATCGCCTTCTACAACCTCCCCCTCACCGCCGGCATCCGCGAGCTCCGCATGAACACGGTCGGCAAGCTCATGAGCATCTCGGGAACAGTGACGCGTACATCCGAAGTCCGACCCGAGCTCATCAGCGGCACGTTCCGCTGCGAGGAGTGCAACACGATGATCTACGATGTTGAGCAGCAGTTCAAGTACACCGAGCCCATCAAGTGCCGCAACCAGACCTGCAACAACCGCAACGCGTGGCAGCTCAACATTGAGCAGTCCAAGTTTTCCGACTGGCAAAAGGTCCGCATTCAGGAGAACGCCAACGAGATTCCTACCGGCAGCATGCCCAGGTC TCTCGATGTCATCCTCCgtggcgaggtcgtggaGCGGGCAAAGGCCGGTGACAAGTGCAACTTCACCGGCACGTTCATTGTCGTTCCCGATGTGTCCCAGCTTGGTCTTCCTGGAGTGACGACTGAGATGATGCGCGAGAACCGCGGCCGTGGTGAGAGCGGAGTGGCAAGCCAGGGTGTCAGCGGTCTCAAGGCGCTTGGTGTCCGCGATCTGCAGTACAAGACTGCCTTCCTTGCTTGCATGGTGcgcaacgccgacgcgcgtgcCGGTGCCACCGACGTTCGCGCGGACCGAGGAGACGGCGAGGAGTCGCAGGAGGACTACCTGAACAGCCTCACTCaggccgagatcgacgagctcaacgcCATGGTGCACGACCCCGACATCTTCAACCGCCTCGTGTCTAGTATCGCTCCCACTGTGTACGGCCACGAGATTGTCAAGAAGGGCATCCTTCTCCAGCTCATGGGCGGTGTGCACAAGCAGACGCAAGAGGGTATCCACCTCCGTGGTGACATCAACGTTTGTATCGTGGGTGACCCTTCGACGTCCAAGTCGCAGTTCCTCAAGTACGTGTGTGGCTTCCTCCCTCGAGCCGTGTACACTTCGGGCAAGGCGTCTTCGGCCGCCGGTCTCACTGCCGCTgtcgtcaaggacgaggagactGGCGAGTTCACTATCGAGGCGGGAGCTTTGATGCTCGCCGACAACGGTATCTGCGCCATTGACGAGTTTGACAAGATGGACGTTGCCGACCAGGTCGCCATTCACGAAGCCATGGAGCAGCAGACCATCTCGATCGCCAAGGCTGGTATCCAGGCCACCCTCAACGCGCGCACTTCGATTCTCGCTGCCGCCAACCCCGTCGGTGGTCGCTACAACCGCAAGCAGTCGCTTCGTGCCAACGTTGCCATGTCGGCGCCTATTATGTCGCGTTTCGATCTCTTCttcgtcgtgctcgacgagtgcaacgaggccgtcgacatcAACATTGCTCGCCACATTGTCAACGTGCACCGCTTCCGTGACGACGCTATCGCACCGGACTTTAGCACCGAGTCTCTTCAGCGCTACATTCGCTACGCGCGCACATTCTCGCCCAAGCTCACGGCGGAGGCGTCGGCtgtgctcgtcgacaagtACCGTCAGCTCCGCCAGGACGAGGCCGGCCCAGGCAAGTCCAACTTCCGCATCACGGTCCGTCAGCTCGAGAGCATGATCCGTCTGTCCGAGGCCATTGCCCGCGCCACTTGCAAGGCCGAGATCACCCAGAGTATGGTACACCAGGCGTACAGCCTTCTCCGCAAGTCGATTATCCAGGTCGAGCAGGATGACGTCAACCTAGACGACGATGTTGCCCctgaggccgccgacgagcccatGGATGAGGATGCCATTGATGCCGCCGACATTGCTGCCCTCGAGGCAGCCGAGTCGAGCCACCAggcggctggctcgtcgtctagcgccgtcgctgcccccgccccgcgccgcaaGCTGCAGATCTCCTACAACCGCTACTTGGAGATCATGAACCTCATCATCCTCCACCTCAACGACATCGAGACGACAAcagacgagggcggcgtcgagcgcgaagAGCTCATCGAGTGGTACCTCGAGCAGAAGGAGCACGAGTTTGagtcggtcgacgacctcgagaaggagcgcgaccTCATCGGCAAGGTCCTCAAACGACTCGTCAAGGACGAGTACCTGCTCGAGATCCACGGCGAGCTCCTGGACGGCTTGGTACCCTCTGTGACCGAGGAGAGCGCCGAGTCTGGCTCGTCGGACAAGGTCCACTACGTTATCCACCCCAAGGTC